A single Pseudomonas brassicacearum DNA region contains:
- a CDS encoding AI-2E family transporter, giving the protein MGDTRRWFWLGGVALLIALIYLLHPILTPFLVALLLAYLFDPVVDRLEKLGLSRTWGVVAVFALATLIVSALLLVLIPMLAKQLVRLYELAPQMLDWLQHSAVPWVQSKLGLADGFWRFDKVKAAISEHMGQTSDIVGVVLSQATASGLALIGWLANLVLIPVVAFYLLRDWDLMMAKIRSLLPRHREERIMTLTGECHEVLGAFVRGQLLVMVALGFIYAAGLMLVGLELGLLIGLIAGLAAIVPYMGFVIGIGAALIAGLFQFGGDLYPMVGIVAVFMIGQALEGMVLTPLLVGDRIGLHPVAVIFAILAGGELFGFTGILLALPVAAVIMVLVRHMHDLYKDSDIYSSVEDPDL; this is encoded by the coding sequence ATGGGCGATACGCGGCGTTGGTTCTGGTTGGGCGGGGTGGCCCTGCTGATTGCGCTTATCTATTTGCTGCATCCGATCCTGACGCCGTTCCTGGTTGCGCTGTTGTTGGCCTATCTGTTCGACCCGGTGGTGGATCGCCTGGAAAAACTCGGTCTGTCGCGGACCTGGGGCGTGGTGGCAGTGTTCGCGCTGGCCACGCTGATCGTAAGCGCGCTGCTGCTGGTGCTGATACCGATGCTCGCCAAGCAACTGGTGCGCCTGTACGAATTGGCGCCGCAGATGCTCGATTGGTTGCAGCACAGCGCGGTGCCGTGGGTGCAGTCGAAGCTGGGGTTGGCGGACGGTTTCTGGAGGTTCGACAAGGTCAAGGCGGCCATCAGCGAGCACATGGGCCAGACTTCTGACATCGTTGGCGTGGTCCTGAGCCAGGCCACGGCCTCGGGCCTGGCGTTGATCGGTTGGTTGGCGAACCTGGTGCTGATTCCCGTGGTGGCCTTCTATCTGCTGCGGGATTGGGACCTGATGATGGCGAAGATTCGCAGCCTGCTGCCGCGTCATCGCGAAGAACGCATTATGACCCTGACCGGCGAATGCCACGAAGTGCTGGGTGCATTCGTGCGCGGGCAACTGCTGGTGATGGTGGCCCTGGGCTTCATCTATGCGGCAGGGCTGATGCTGGTGGGGCTGGAGTTGGGGCTGTTGATCGGCTTGATCGCCGGCCTGGCCGCCATCGTGCCGTACATGGGCTTTGTGATTGGGATTGGCGCGGCGTTGATCGCCGGGTTGTTCCAGTTCGGTGGCGACCTGTACCCGATGGTGGGCATCGTCGCGGTGTTCATGATCGGGCAGGCCCTGGAAGGCATGGTGCTGACGCCGCTGCTGGTGGGCGATCGCATTGGCCTGCATCCGGTGGCGGTGATCTTCGCGATCCTGGCGGGGGGCGAGTTGTTCGGCTTCACCGGGATCCTGCTGGCGCTACCGGTGGCGGCGGTGATCATGGTGCTGGTGCGCCATATGCACGATTTGTACAAGGATTCAGATATCTATAGCAGCGTTGAAGACCCTGATCTTTAG
- the hda gene encoding DnaA regulatory inactivator Hda: protein MKPIQLPLGVRLRDDATFINYYPGANAAALGYVERLCEADAGWTESLIYLWGKDGVGRTHLLQAACLRFEQLGEPAVYLPLAELLDRGVEILDNLEQYELVCLDDLQAVAGKADWEEALFHLFNRLRDSGRRLLIAASTSPRELPVKLADLKSRLTLALIFQMRPLSDEDKLRALQLRASRRGLHLTDEVGHFILTRGTRSMSALFELLERLDQASLQAQRKLTIPFLKETLGW, encoded by the coding sequence ATGAAACCGATTCAGCTGCCCCTAGGTGTGCGTCTGCGTGATGACGCCACCTTTATCAACTACTACCCAGGCGCCAATGCCGCAGCACTCGGCTATGTCGAGCGGCTTTGCGAAGCCGACGCCGGCTGGACCGAAAGCCTGATCTATCTGTGGGGCAAGGACGGGGTAGGGCGCACGCATCTATTGCAGGCCGCGTGCCTGCGGTTCGAGCAATTGGGCGAACCGGCGGTGTACCTGCCGTTGGCCGAGTTGCTCGACCGCGGCGTCGAGATCCTCGACAACCTCGAACAGTACGAACTGGTCTGCCTGGACGATCTCCAGGCCGTGGCCGGCAAGGCTGACTGGGAAGAAGCGCTGTTCCATCTGTTCAATCGGTTGCGCGACAGCGGTCGGCGCCTGCTGATCGCCGCGTCGACGTCGCCGCGGGAGCTGCCGGTGAAGCTGGCGGACCTCAAGTCCCGTCTCACCCTGGCGCTGATTTTCCAGATGCGCCCGCTGTCCGATGAAGACAAACTCCGCGCCTTGCAGTTGCGCGCGTCCCGGCGTGGCCTGCACCTGACCGACGAAGTCGGGCATTTCATCCTAACCCGGGGTACCCGCAGCATGAGCGCATTGTTCGAGCTGCTTGAACGCCTCGACCAGGCCTCACTCCAGGCCCAGCGCAAGTTGACTATTCCTTTTTTGAAAGAAACCCTGGGCTGGTAG
- the cobD gene encoding threonine-phosphate decarboxylase CobD, with protein sequence MLEHGGRLRNAARQYGIAEADWLDLSSGLAPWPFDVPAIPLRAWARLPETDDGLEQAACDYYGALDVLPVAGSQMAIQLLPRLRRAGKVGVLSPCYAEHAEAWRRSGYIVREVLESEVDFFLDSLDVLVVVNPNNPTGLSLAPERLLDWHARLAQRGGWLVVDEAFMDVTPALSLAAHTHLVGLIVLRSFGKFFGLAGVRLGFVLAERRLLKLLAEQVGPWVVSGPTRVLGQACLRDTDAHARQRQRCEATSDRLALMLERHGFKPQGGCGLFQWLVTEHALGLHDFMAHRGILLRLFTNTSSLRFGLPADDSEFLRLEQAFEAYAKDTQ encoded by the coding sequence ATGCTTGAGCACGGTGGCCGTTTGCGCAACGCAGCCCGGCAATACGGCATTGCCGAGGCTGACTGGCTCGACTTGTCGAGCGGCCTGGCGCCGTGGCCGTTCGACGTCCCGGCGATTCCCCTGCGGGCCTGGGCGCGCCTGCCGGAAACCGATGACGGCTTGGAACAGGCTGCCTGCGATTACTACGGTGCGTTGGATGTGCTGCCGGTGGCCGGTTCGCAGATGGCCATCCAGCTGCTGCCACGTCTGCGCCGGGCCGGCAAGGTCGGTGTCTTGTCGCCCTGTTACGCCGAGCACGCCGAAGCCTGGCGCCGCAGCGGCTACATCGTGCGCGAAGTGCTGGAGTCGGAGGTGGATTTCTTTCTCGACAGCCTCGACGTGCTGGTGGTGGTCAATCCGAACAACCCAACCGGCCTGAGCCTTGCGCCCGAGCGCTTGCTGGACTGGCATGCCCGCCTGGCCCAGCGCGGTGGCTGGCTGGTGGTGGATGAAGCTTTCATGGACGTCACCCCGGCACTGAGCCTGGCGGCGCACACCCATCTGGTCGGGTTGATCGTGCTGCGTTCTTTCGGCAAGTTCTTTGGCCTGGCCGGGGTTCGCCTGGGGTTTGTATTGGCCGAACGCCGTTTGCTCAAGTTGCTCGCCGAACAGGTCGGGCCATGGGTCGTCAGCGGGCCGACCCGGGTGCTGGGCCAGGCGTGCTTGCGCGACACCGACGCCCACGCGCGCCAGCGCCAACGCTGCGAAGCCACCAGCGATCGCCTGGCGCTGATGCTCGAACGCCACGGCTTCAAGCCGCAGGGCGGCTGCGGATTGTTCCAATGGTTGGTCACCGAACACGCCCTGGGGCTTCACGATTTCATGGCCCATCGCGGCATTCTCCTGCGCTTGTTTACAAACACCAGCAGCCTGCGCTTCGGGCTGCCCGCCGACGACAGCGAATTTTTGCGCCTCGAACAGGCCTTCGAGGCCTATGCCAAGGACACTCAATGA
- the cobO gene encoding cob(I)yrinic acid a,c-diamide adenosyltransferase has protein sequence MTDTPDRDERHLARMLRKKAVIDERIANSPNECGLLLVLTGNGKGKSSSAFGMLARSMGHGMQCGVVQFIKGRNSTGEELFFRRFPEQVRFHVMGEGFTWETQDRQRDIAAAEAAWAVSRQLLSDPSIGLVVLDELNIALKHGYLDLDQVLSDLQARPPMQHVVVTGRGAKPEMIELADTVTEMGMIKHAFQAGIKAQKGVEL, from the coding sequence ATGACCGACACCCCTGATCGCGACGAACGCCACCTGGCGCGCATGCTGCGCAAGAAAGCCGTGATCGACGAGCGCATCGCCAACTCGCCAAATGAATGCGGCTTGTTGCTGGTGCTGACGGGCAACGGCAAGGGCAAGAGCAGTTCGGCGTTCGGCATGCTTGCGCGGTCCATGGGCCACGGCATGCAATGCGGCGTGGTGCAGTTCATCAAGGGGCGCAACAGCACCGGTGAAGAACTGTTCTTCCGTCGTTTCCCGGAGCAGGTGCGCTTTCACGTCATGGGTGAAGGCTTCACCTGGGAAACCCAGGACCGTCAGCGCGACATCGCTGCCGCCGAAGCCGCCTGGGCAGTATCGCGCCAGTTGCTCAGTGATCCGTCCATCGGCCTGGTGGTGCTCGACGAGTTGAACATTGCCCTCAAGCACGGTTACCTCGACCTCGATCAAGTGCTGAGCGATCTGCAGGCTCGCCCACCGATGCAGCACGTGGTGGTGACCGGTCGCGGCGCCAAGCCCGAGATGATCGAGCTGGCCGACACCGTGACTGAAATGGGCATGATCAAGCATGCGTTCCAGGCGGGTATCAAGGCGCAGAAAGGCGTCGAACTGTGA
- a CDS encoding cobyrinate a,c-diamide synthase has product MTRRHCPAVLIAAPASGQGKTTVTAALARLHRNQGRKVRVFKCGPDFLDPMILERASGAPVYQLDMWMVGEQESRRLLWEAAAEADLILIEGVMGLFDGTPSSADLARHFGVPVLAVIDGTAMAQTFGALALGLARYQPDLPFAGVLANRVGTLRHAQLLEGSLTEGLRWYGALSRETGIELPSRHLGLVQASELNDLDVRLDAAAEALAGSCEVALPPAVEFAAPEVIAVEPWLAGVRIAVARDEAFAFTYGASLDLLRAVGAQLSFFSPMHDSELPEADSLYLPGGYPELHHVALAGNAPMLAAIRAHHAADKPLLAECGGMLYLLDSLTDVEGVRAELLGLLAGDAQMQKRLAALALQSVDLPEGTLRGHTYHHSLTSTELEPIARGHSPNGGRGAEAVFRQGRMTASYVHFYFPSNPKAIAALFAPDPETAIASKLGPTGDPVISSATLANVGAGLLAKRP; this is encoded by the coding sequence ATGACCCGCCGCCACTGTCCGGCGGTGCTGATCGCAGCGCCAGCCTCGGGCCAAGGCAAGACCACCGTGACTGCTGCGCTGGCCCGCTTGCATCGTAACCAGGGGCGCAAGGTGCGCGTATTCAAATGCGGCCCGGACTTCCTCGACCCGATGATCCTGGAGCGGGCCAGCGGCGCGCCGGTCTATCAGTTGGACATGTGGATGGTTGGCGAGCAGGAAAGTCGCCGACTATTGTGGGAAGCCGCTGCCGAAGCGGACCTGATCCTGATCGAAGGGGTGATGGGGCTGTTCGACGGCACCCCGTCAAGCGCCGACCTGGCGCGACATTTCGGCGTGCCGGTGCTGGCGGTGATCGATGGCACGGCCATGGCCCAGACCTTCGGCGCGCTGGCCCTGGGCCTGGCCCGTTATCAACCCGACCTGCCGTTCGCCGGGGTTCTGGCCAACCGGGTCGGCACCTTGCGCCACGCGCAATTGCTCGAAGGCAGCCTGACCGAAGGCCTGCGCTGGTACGGCGCGCTGTCCCGGGAAACCGGCATCGAATTGCCCAGCCGTCATCTGGGGTTGGTCCAGGCCAGCGAGTTGAACGACTTGGACGTGCGCCTCGACGCGGCCGCCGAGGCCCTGGCCGGCAGTTGCGAAGTGGCGCTGCCGCCAGCGGTGGAGTTCGCCGCGCCCGAGGTGATCGCCGTTGAGCCGTGGCTCGCCGGTGTGCGCATCGCCGTGGCCCGTGACGAAGCGTTTGCCTTCACTTATGGCGCGAGCCTTGATCTGCTTCGAGCCGTGGGCGCGCAGTTGAGCTTCTTTTCGCCGATGCATGACAGCGAACTGCCCGAGGCGGACAGCCTTTATCTGCCTGGCGGTTATCCAGAGCTGCACCACGTTGCGTTGGCGGGGAACGCGCCGATGCTCGCGGCGATCCGTGCCCATCACGCAGCCGATAAACCGTTGCTCGCCGAATGCGGCGGCATGTTGTATCTGCTGGATTCATTGACCGATGTCGAAGGCGTGCGCGCCGAACTGCTGGGTTTGCTGGCTGGCGATGCGCAGATGCAAAAGCGCTTGGCGGCCCTGGCGCTGCAATCGGTGGACTTGCCGGAAGGCACCTTGCGTGGGCATACCTATCATCATTCGCTGACCAGTACCGAACTCGAACCGATTGCCCGTGGCCATAGCCCCAACGGCGGGCGTGGGGCGGAAGCGGTGTTCCGGCAGGGGCGGATGACGGCTTCCTATGTGCATTTTTATTTTCCGTCCAATCCCAAGGCGATTGCTGCGTTGTTTGCGCCTGATCCTGAGACCGCTATCGCGAGCAAGCTCGGTCCCACAGGGGACCCAGTGATCTCAAGTGCAACGCTAGCCAATGTGGGAGCGGGCTTGCTCGCGAAGAGGCCATGA
- a CDS encoding C40 family peptidase, whose product MSTSARLALMFLAALLSACASRTPPPAPVRAPVVFAPSQSFSPVAEDVLFRALGLVGTPYRWGGNTPDSGFDCSGLIGYVYRDVAGISLPRSTREMIGMRAPDVGKEALQTGDLIFFATSGGSQVSHAGIYVGEGRFVHAPATGGTVKLDSLSKAYWQKAYLGAKRVLQPEHLARNP is encoded by the coding sequence ATGTCGACGTCGGCCCGCCTCGCTCTAATGTTTCTTGCCGCGCTGCTCAGCGCATGCGCCAGCCGCACTCCGCCGCCTGCTCCAGTGCGGGCCCCGGTGGTCTTTGCACCCTCGCAATCCTTTTCCCCGGTCGCCGAAGACGTGCTCTTCCGGGCGCTGGGTTTGGTGGGTACGCCTTATCGCTGGGGCGGCAACACGCCGGATTCGGGTTTCGATTGCAGTGGTCTGATTGGCTATGTGTACCGCGACGTTGCCGGCATTTCCCTGCCGCGTTCCACCCGCGAGATGATCGGCATGCGTGCCCCGGATGTCGGCAAGGAAGCCTTGCAGACTGGCGATTTGATTTTCTTCGCCACCAGCGGCGGCTCCCAGGTCAGCCATGCCGGGATCTATGTCGGTGAGGGCCGTTTTGTCCATGCGCCGGCCACAGGCGGCACGGTCAAGCTCGATAGCCTGTCCAAGGCCTATTGGCAGAAGGCCTATCTGGGCGCCAAGCGTGTGTTGCAGCCGGAGCATCTGGCGCGTAATCCCTGA
- a CDS encoding DUF2066 domain-containing protein, producing MRLFKFLSVSCLSLISLASHAETVNGLYQVLEPVTSQTPEERNQATLRALDTLVLRLTGDAKAAQNPGLAALRQDPQQIILQYGYDAGPPESLKVDFDPTSTDRALRSAGLSLWSANRPSILGWWLNDSVEGSSLVGDGQASATPLRRAAQHRGLALHLPLADLSEQIVATAPNLEGSDPAPLRDASERYATDALLAVHAKEEGEQWHGTWRLWLGDQREQGTAQGANAAALADAVMLAVSQRLAPRFVTKPGVATEQLLEVQGMNLERYAALGRLLEPFGGQLQRVEGDRIFYRVNGSAEQLKAQLALAKLQEIPPGEDVAPLPVAPPAADGSAPVAAPLPAPAANLRFRW from the coding sequence ATGCGTTTGTTCAAATTCTTGTCCGTGAGCTGCTTGTCGCTGATCAGCCTGGCGAGCCATGCCGAAACCGTCAATGGTCTCTATCAGGTGCTCGAACCGGTCACCAGCCAAACACCGGAGGAGCGCAACCAGGCGACGCTGCGCGCCCTGGATACGCTGGTGCTGCGCCTGACCGGCGACGCCAAGGCTGCCCAGAATCCCGGGTTGGCGGCACTGCGCCAGGACCCGCAGCAGATCATTCTTCAATATGGCTACGACGCCGGCCCGCCGGAAAGCCTCAAGGTGGACTTCGACCCGACGAGCACCGACCGGGCACTGCGCTCGGCAGGGTTGTCGCTGTGGAGCGCCAATCGGCCATCGATCCTGGGCTGGTGGCTGAACGACTCGGTCGAGGGCTCCAGCCTGGTGGGCGATGGCCAGGCCAGCGCCACACCATTGCGGCGTGCCGCCCAGCATCGAGGCCTGGCATTGCACCTGCCTCTGGCGGACTTGAGCGAGCAGATCGTTGCCACCGCGCCGAACCTGGAAGGCAGTGACCCGGCGCCTTTGCGCGATGCCTCGGAGCGCTACGCAACAGACGCCTTGCTGGCGGTCCATGCCAAGGAAGAAGGCGAGCAGTGGCACGGCACCTGGCGCCTGTGGCTGGGCGATCAGCGCGAGCAGGGCACTGCCCAGGGTGCCAATGCTGCGGCCCTGGCCGACGCGGTCATGCTTGCGGTGAGCCAGCGCCTGGCGCCGCGCTTCGTCACCAAGCCGGGCGTGGCCACCGAGCAACTGCTGGAAGTGCAGGGCATGAACCTGGAGCGTTACGCGGCGCTTGGACGCCTGCTCGAACCGTTCGGTGGGCAGTTGCAGCGGGTTGAAGGCGACCGGATCTTCTATCGGGTCAACGGCAGTGCCGAACAACTTAAGGCGCAGTTGGCCCTGGCGAAACTGCAGGAGATCCCGCCCGGCGAAGACGTTGCGCCATTGCCTGTGGCGCCGCCCGCCGCCGATGGCTCGGCCCCGGTTGCAGCACCTTTGCCGGCGCCGGCAGCCAATCTGCGGTTCCGCTGGTAG
- a CDS encoding PQQ-dependent sugar dehydrogenase: protein MLKPPHLLIVALAAGLVACGESSTLQVSDGTGPAPKLPEPNKTLIPTVNIAEAIGWPQVAKPTPAQGLQVGAFAEGLDHPRWLYVLPNGDVLVAETNAPPKPDDAKGIRGWVMKKVMGRAGAGVPSPNRITLLRDANHDGIAETRTVFLENLNSPFGMALVGNDLYVADTDRLIRFPYRDGDTQIKAQPTKVVDLPGGSINHHWTKNVIASRDGSKLYVTTGSNSNVAENGMEAEEGRAAIWEVDRASGNHRIFASGLRNPNGLAWEPRSGALWTAVNERDEIGSDLVPDYITSVKEGAFYGWPYSYYGQNVDVRVEPQNPALVAKAIAPDYAVGPHTASLGLTFAEGSTLPAPFTEGAFVGQHGSWNRKPHSGYKVIFVPFNGGKPVGQPVDVLTGFLNADEKAQGRPVGVVIDKQGALLVADDVGNKIWRVSGK, encoded by the coding sequence ATGCTCAAGCCACCCCATCTTTTGATCGTCGCCCTTGCCGCCGGGCTTGTCGCTTGTGGCGAGTCTTCCACCTTGCAAGTGTCCGACGGCACCGGCCCAGCGCCGAAACTGCCCGAACCGAACAAGACCCTCATCCCCACCGTCAACATCGCCGAAGCCATCGGCTGGCCGCAAGTCGCCAAGCCGACCCCGGCCCAGGGCCTGCAGGTGGGCGCGTTCGCTGAAGGGCTTGATCATCCACGCTGGCTCTATGTGTTGCCCAATGGCGATGTGCTGGTGGCCGAAACCAACGCCCCGCCCAAGCCGGACGATGCCAAGGGCATCCGGGGCTGGGTGATGAAAAAAGTCATGGGCCGAGCCGGCGCCGGCGTGCCCAGCCCCAATCGCATCACACTGCTGCGCGATGCCAATCACGACGGCATCGCCGAAACCCGCACAGTGTTCCTGGAAAACCTCAACTCACCGTTCGGCATGGCCCTGGTCGGCAATGACCTGTACGTGGCCGACACCGACCGGCTGATCCGCTTCCCTTATCGGGACGGTGACACGCAGATCAAGGCACAGCCGACCAAGGTCGTCGACTTGCCGGGGGGCTCCATCAACCATCACTGGACCAAGAATGTGATTGCCAGCCGCGACGGCAGCAAGCTGTACGTCACCACTGGCTCGAACAGCAACGTCGCGGAAAACGGCATGGAGGCCGAAGAAGGTCGCGCCGCCATCTGGGAAGTGGATCGTGCCAGCGGCAATCACCGCATCTTCGCCTCGGGCTTGCGCAACCCCAACGGCCTGGCTTGGGAGCCCCGCAGCGGCGCGCTCTGGACAGCGGTGAACGAGCGCGATGAGATCGGCAGCGACCTGGTGCCGGACTACATCACATCGGTCAAGGAAGGTGCCTTTTATGGCTGGCCTTACAGTTATTACGGGCAGAACGTCGATGTCCGGGTCGAACCACAGAACCCGGCCCTGGTGGCCAAGGCCATCGCCCCGGACTACGCCGTCGGCCCTCACACCGCCTCGTTGGGCCTGACCTTTGCCGAGGGCAGCACCTTACCTGCACCGTTTACCGAAGGGGCCTTCGTCGGCCAGCACGGTTCCTGGAACCGTAAGCCCCACAGTGGTTATAAAGTGATTTTCGTACCATTCAACGGCGGCAAGCCGGTGGGGCAACCCGTGGATGTGCTGACCGGCTTCCTGAACGCCGACGAAAAAGCCCAGGGCCGGCCAGTGGGCGTGGTGATCGACAAGCAAGGCGCGTTGCTGGTGGCCGATGATGTGGGGAACAAGATCTGGCGGGTGTCAGGTAAATAA
- the cbiB gene encoding adenosylcobinamide-phosphate synthase CbiB, with product MSVALLSAAAVALDALLGEPRRWHPLVAFGGFADRIEQRFNSGGRGWRSHGVTAWIIAVVPLTLLATALSWAPMVGWLVEILALYCALGLRSLGEHVEPVARALRSGDLDEARKRVGYLVSRETAELDETAVARAATESVLENGSDAVFAALFWFAVAGAPGVVLYRLSNTLDAMWGYRNERFERFGWAAAKIDDGLNYIPARLVALTYALLGKTRLALKCWRTQGPTWDSPNAGPVMAAGAGALGVELGGAAVYHGELHQRPALGEGVPASADAIDRGWQLVQRGVWLWLLILCLGAEFYA from the coding sequence ATGAGCGTGGCGTTGCTCAGTGCTGCCGCAGTGGCGCTGGATGCGCTGCTGGGCGAGCCCCGGCGCTGGCATCCGCTGGTGGCGTTCGGCGGTTTTGCCGATCGCATCGAACAACGTTTCAATTCCGGAGGTCGCGGTTGGCGCAGCCATGGGGTGACGGCGTGGATCATCGCCGTGGTGCCGTTGACCTTGCTCGCCACGGCCCTTTCGTGGGCGCCGATGGTGGGCTGGCTGGTGGAGATCCTCGCCTTGTACTGTGCCCTCGGCCTGCGCAGCCTCGGTGAACATGTCGAGCCGGTGGCGCGGGCGTTGCGCAGCGGTGATCTGGACGAGGCGCGCAAGCGTGTCGGCTATCTGGTCAGCCGCGAAACGGCTGAACTGGATGAAACTGCCGTGGCCCGCGCCGCCACCGAGTCGGTGCTGGAAAATGGCAGTGATGCGGTGTTCGCCGCGCTGTTCTGGTTCGCCGTGGCCGGCGCGCCCGGGGTGGTACTGTACCGCCTGAGCAATACCCTTGACGCCATGTGGGGCTATCGCAACGAACGCTTCGAGCGCTTCGGTTGGGCGGCGGCAAAAATCGATGATGGGCTCAACTACATTCCGGCGCGCCTGGTGGCGCTGACCTACGCGCTGCTCGGCAAAACCCGTCTGGCGCTCAAGTGCTGGCGCACCCAGGGGCCGACCTGGGACAGTCCCAACGCCGGGCCGGTGATGGCCGCCGGTGCCGGGGCGCTGGGTGTCGAGTTGGGCGGGGCGGCGGTTTATCACGGCGAACTGCACCAACGTCCAGCGCTGGGCGAGGGCGTGCCGGCGAGTGCCGACGCTATTGATCGCGGCTGGCAATTGGTCCAGCGCGGCGTATGGTTATGGCTGCTGATTCTCTGCCTGGGAGCTGAGTTTTATGCTTGA
- a CDS encoding C40 family peptidase, with protein sequence MLSRFAPLVPLALVTLLFGCAVHSPVSQQEQQPQVKNSVTAQSSSVALQEEMASDKELEAFTDSKPYQLPVLADSILERGMSLIGTRYRFGGTSEAGFDCSGFIGYLFREEAGMNLPRSTREMINVNAPLVARNQLEPGDLLFFSTNGRRGRVSHAGIYLGDNQFIHSSSRRSGGVRIDNLGDSYWSKTFIEAKRALAMAPTVVTARK encoded by the coding sequence ATGCTAAGTCGCTTCGCACCCCTCGTGCCTCTCGCACTCGTTACCCTGTTGTTTGGTTGCGCTGTCCACTCCCCAGTGTCCCAGCAAGAGCAACAACCACAGGTCAAGAACTCCGTTACCGCCCAGTCTTCCTCCGTTGCGCTCCAGGAAGAAATGGCCTCCGACAAAGAGCTCGAAGCCTTCACCGACAGCAAGCCTTACCAGCTTCCAGTACTGGCCGACAGCATCCTGGAGCGCGGCATGTCGTTGATCGGTACCCGCTACCGTTTCGGCGGTACCTCTGAAGCCGGCTTCGATTGCAGCGGTTTCATCGGTTATCTGTTCCGCGAAGAGGCCGGTATGAACCTGCCGCGTTCCACTCGCGAAATGATCAACGTGAACGCCCCACTGGTGGCTCGCAACCAACTTGAACCCGGTGACCTGCTGTTCTTCAGCACCAACGGTCGTCGCGGTCGCGTCAGCCACGCCGGTATCTACCTGGGCGACAACCAGTTCATCCATTCCAGCAGCCGCCGCAGCGGTGGCGTGCGGATCGACAACCTGGGCGACAGCTACTGGAGCAAGACCTTCATCGAAGCCAAGCGCGCCCTCGCCATGGCACCGACTGTGGTCACTGCTCGCAAGTAA
- the bluB gene encoding 5,6-dimethylbenzimidazole synthase: MTDTAFSQAERDAIYRAIAERRDMRHFIGGTVEPALLRRLLEAAHQAPSVGLMQPWRFIRISDRALRGQIRELVEQERIRTAEALGERSDEFMKLKVEGIDDCAEVLVAALMEDRERHIFGRRTLPEMDLASLSCAIQNLWLASRAEGLGMGWVSLFEPQALADLLGLPAGAKPLAILCLGPVEGFYPAPMLALEGWAQPRPLNELLYENHWGVSP; this comes from the coding sequence ATGACAGACACCGCTTTCTCTCAAGCCGAACGCGACGCCATCTACCGCGCCATCGCCGAACGCCGCGACATGCGCCATTTCATCGGTGGCACGGTTGAGCCGGCCTTGCTTCGCCGTCTGCTGGAAGCCGCGCACCAGGCCCCTAGCGTCGGCCTGATGCAACCGTGGCGATTCATCCGCATCAGTGACCGCGCCTTGCGTGGGCAGATCCGCGAGCTGGTGGAGCAGGAACGCATTCGCACCGCCGAGGCCCTGGGCGAGCGCAGCGATGAATTCATGAAGCTCAAGGTCGAAGGTATCGACGACTGCGCCGAAGTGTTGGTGGCGGCGTTGATGGAGGATCGCGAGCGGCACATCTTCGGTCGTCGGACCTTGCCGGAAATGGACCTGGCCTCGCTGTCCTGCGCGATCCAGAACCTGTGGCTGGCCTCCCGCGCCGAAGGGTTGGGGATGGGCTGGGTGTCGCTGTTCGAGCCCCAGGCCCTGGCCGACCTGCTGGGCCTGCCCGCCGGGGCCAAGCCGCTGGCGATCCTCTGCCTGGGGCCGGTCGAGGGTTTTTACCCGGCGCCGATGCTCGCCCTGGAGGGCTGGGCGCAACCGCGTCCGCTCAATGAACTGCTGTATGAAAACCATTGGGGAGTGAGCCCATGA